The Solanum lycopersicum chromosome 9, SLM_r2.1 genome window below encodes:
- the LOC101254338 gene encoding inosine triphosphate pyrophosphatase, with protein MAAAAARTVGSGVVLPRSVTFVTGNAKKLEEVRTILGQSIPFQSLKLDLPELQGEPEDISKEKARIAAKEVNGPVLVEDTCLCFNALKGLPGPYIKWFLQKIGHEGLNNLLMAYEDKTAYAMCIFSLALGPNAEPMTFVGKTQGRIVPARGPNDFGWDPIFQPHGYDQTYAEMPNEEKHKISHRGKALELVKLHFAEARYTFQTDSTT; from the exons ATGGCGGCGGCGGCGGCGAGGACGGTGGGTTCTGGGGTGGTGTTGCCGCGGTCGGTGACATTTGTCACCGGAAATGCTAAAAAATTGGAGGAAGTTAGGACAATCCTTGGGCAGTCTATTCCATTTCAGTCCCTTAAGCTTGACT tgccagaacttcaaggtgAGCCTGAAGATATATCCAAAGAAAAAGCAAGAATTGCTGCTAAAGAG GTGAATGGACCAGTGCTAGTTGAGGATACTTGTCTTTGTTTCAACGCTCTTAAGGGTCTCCCAG GGCCTTACAT CAAGTGGTTTTTGCAGAAGATCGGTCATGAAG GTCTCAACAACTTATTGATGGCTTATGAGGATAAAACAGCATATGCCATGTGTATCTTTTCTCTAGCTCTTGGGCCAAATGCAGAGCCAATGACTTTTGTAGGAAAAACGCAG GGAAGGATAGTACCAGCTAGGGGACCCAATGATTTCGGATGGGATCCGATATTTCAACCTCATGGCTATGACCAGAC TTACGCTGAGATGCCCAATGAAGAAAAGCACAAGATTTCTCACCGAGGTAAAGCTCTTGAACTAGTGAAGTTACACTTTGCTGAGGCTCGATACACTTTCCAGACCGACTCCACTACCTAA
- the LOC101267937 gene encoding LRR receptor-like serine/threonine-protein kinase RGI1: MSSSSSSNPNKKYHFFLFLITLLFTSSSSSSVTDVVAPFSSWDILDNTPCKWSFIKCNFQGFITEINIQSIHLELPLPTNLSSYKYLKKLVISDANITGVIPFNMGDCSSLVTIDLSSNGLVGTIPLSIGTLVNLQDLILNSNQLTGRIPVEIGNCRRLKNLVLFDNRLSGGLPSEMGLLSNLEVLRAGGNKDITGKIPNELGDCGNLTVLGLADTRISGSLPVSLGKLKNLETLSIYTTMLSGEIPADLGKCTELVNLYLYENSLSGSIPSELGNLRKLEKLLLWQNNLVGVIPEEIGNCTKLIMIDLSLNYLSGSIPLSFGGLVVLQELMLSNNNISGSIPFVLSQCTSLVQLQLDTNQISGLIPSELGNLTSLVVFFAWDNQLEGSVPSTLGSCSNLQALDLSHNSLTGSIPPGLFQLKNLTKLLLISNDISGTIPREIGYCSSLVRLRLGNNRIAGGIPKEIGGLKSLNFLDLSGNRLSGPVPDEISSCTELQMVDLSSNTLEGPLPNTLSSLSGIQVLDVSNNRFAGPIPASFGRLVSLNKLILSKNSFSGSIPPSIGMCSSLQLLDLSSNKLSGGIPMQLGKIESLEITLNLSLNELTGPIPAEISSLSKLSILDLSHNNLEGNLNPLARLDNLVSLNVSYNNFTGYLPDNKLFRQLPSSDLDGNEGLCSFGRPSCFLSNIDGVGVAKNENDEGRSKKLKLAIALLVIMTIAMVIMGTIAIIRARRAMRRDDDSEMGDSWAWQFTPFQKLNFSVDEILRCLVDTNVIGKGCSGMVYRADMNNGDVIAVKKLWPITMTTTNGGNDEKCGVRDSFSAEVKTLGSIRHKNIVRFLGCCWNRSTRLLMYDYMPNGSLGSLLHERSGNPLEWELRYQILLGAAQGLAYLHHDCAPPIVHRDIKANNILIGLEFEPYIADFGLAKLVDDGDFGRSSNTVAGSYGYIAPEYGYMMKITAKSDVYSYGVVILEVLTGKQPIDPTIPEGVHLVDWVRRKRGGIEVLDPSLHSRPESEIEEMLQALGVALLCVNSTPDERPTMKDVAAMLKEIKHEREEYAKVDVLLKGSPTTTTTTDHNQENNNSTKGVLATSSSGQKARSMYTMSNNTSFSASSLLYYSSSSSNAKSGV; the protein is encoded by the exons atgtcttcttcttcttcttcaaatcccaacaaaaaataccatttttttcttttcttgattacCCTTCTCttcacttcttcttcttcttcttctgttaCTGATGTTGTTGCACCATTTTCTAGTTGGGACATTCTTGATAACACCCCATGTAAATGGTCTTTCATAAAATGCAACTTCCAAGGTTTTATTACAGAAATCAATATTCAGTCTATTCATCTTGAACTTCCTTTACCTACAAATCTTTCTTCATATAAGTACCTGAAGAAGCTTGTCATTTCTGATGCTAACATCACTGGTGTAATACCCTTTAACATGGGTGACTGTTCTTCACTTGTTACTATTGATTTAAGCTCAAATGGTCTTGTGGGTACTATTCCTTTAAGCATTGGAACACTTGTGAACCTTCAAGATTTGATTTTGAACTCAAATCAGCTTACTGGGAGGATCCCAGTTGAGATTGGGAACTGTAGAAGGTTAAAAAATCTTGTTCTTTTTGATAACAGGCTTAGTGGTGGTTTACCAAGTGAAATGGGGTTGTTATCAAATCTTGAAGTGTTAAGAGCTGGTGGGAATAAAGATATTACTGGGAAAATCCCAAATGAGTTAGGAGATTGTGGGAATTTGACTGTTTTAGGCTTAGCTGATACAAGAATATCTGGTTCTTTGCCTGTTTCTTTGGGTAAGCTTAAGAATCTTGAAACTTtgtctatttatactacaatgTTGTCTGGTGAGATACCTGCTGATTTAGGTAAGTGTACTGAGCTTGTGAACTTGTATTTGTATGAAAACAGTCTTTCTGGTTCAATCCCATCTGAGCTAGGGAACCTTAGAAAGTTAGAAAAGTTGCTTCTTTGGCAGAATAATCTTGTTGGTGTTATACCAGAAGAGATTGGGAATTGTACTAAGCTGATTATGATTGATTTGTCTTTGAACTATTTGTCTGGGAGTATACCATTATCCTTTGGTGGTCTTGTTGTGTTACAAGAGCTTATGCTTAGTAACAACAATATTTCTGGTTCAATCCCTTTTGTTCTTTCACAATGTACAAGTCTTGTGCAGTTGCAGCTTGACACAAATCAGATTTCAGGTTTGATTCCTTCTGAGTTAGGGAATTTGACTAGTCTTGTTGTGTTTTTTGCTTGGGATAATCAACTTGAAGGAAGTGTGCCTTCAACTTTGGGTAGTTGTAGTAACCTTCAGGCACTGGACTTGTCACATAACTCACTTACTGGTAGCATTCCTCCAGGCTTGTTTCAGTTGAAAAACCTTACTAAGCTGCTGTTGATTTCTAACGATATTTCGGGTACTATACCTCGAGAAATTGGATATTGTAGCTCATTAGTGAGGTTAAGACTTGGAAACAACAGGATAGCTGGTGGAATACCGAAAGAAATTGGAGGTCTTAAGAGCTTaaactttcttgatttgtcCGGGAATCGCCTTTCTGGACCAGTTCCTGATGAGATAAGTAGCTGTACTGAGCTACAAATGGTAGACCTCAGCAGCAATACACTGGAAGGTCCCCTGCCTAACACTCTGTCTTCACTATCAGGGATTCAAGTCTTGGACGTTTCAAATAACCGGTTTGCAGGGCCTATACCGGCTAGTTTTGGGCGTCTTGTGTCGTTGAATAAGCTGATTCTCAGTAAGAATTCGTTCTCAGGGTCTATACCTCCATCTATTGGCATGTGTTCGAGTCTTCAATTGCTTGATCTTAGCAGCAATAAGCTCTCGGGAGGCATACCGATGCAGTTAGGAAAGATTGAGTCCCTTGAAATCACTCTCAACCTTAGTTTAAATGAACTAACAGGTCCAATTCCTGCTGAAATTTCTTCACTAAGCAAGCTGTCGATACTTGACCTTTCGCACAACAACCTTGAAGGGAACTTGAATCCACTAGCGAGGCTCGATAATCTTGTCTCACTGAATGTCTCATACAACAACTTCACTGGTTATCTTCCGGACAATAAGCTCTTTCGACAGTTGCCATCATCAGACCTAGATGGAAATGAAGGTCTATGTTCATTCGGAAGGCCTTCGTGTTTCCTCAGCAATATCGATGGAGTAGGAGTAGCTAAAAACGAAAATGATGAGGGAAGGTCAAAGAAGCTCAAATTAGCCATTGCATTGCTAGTCATCATGACAATAGCAATGGTGATTATGGGAACTATTGCTATCATACGCGCACGAAGGGCGATGAGAAGGGATGATGATTCAGAGATGGGAGATTCTTGGGCTTGGCAGTTTACTCCATTCCAGAAGCTCAATTTTTCAGTGGACGAAATACTCAGATGCCTTGTGGATACTAATGTCATTGGAAAAGGGTGCTCGGGGATGGTTTATCGTGCAGATATGAACAATGGTGATGTCATAGCAGTGAAGAAGCTTTGGCCAATAACCATGACTACAACAAATGGAGGCAATGATGAGAAATGTGGGGTACGTGATTCATTCTCTGCAGAAGTTAAGACACTCGGTTCAATTCGACACAAGAACATTGTCCGATTCTTGGGGTGTTGTTGGAACAGAAGCACAAGATTGCTCATGTATGATTACATGCCTAATGGGAGCTTAGGAAGTCTTCTCCATGAGAGAAGCGGTAACCCTTTGGAATGGGAATTGAGATACCAAATATTGCTCGGGGCAGCACAAGGGCTCGCCTACTTGCACCATGACTGTGCTCCTCCAATTGTTCACAGAGACATCAAGGCCAACAACATTCTCATTGGTCTGGAGTTTGAGCCTTACATTGCAGACTTTGGCCTCGCAAAACTAGTCGATGATGGTGATTTTGGTCGTTCCTCCAATACAGTTGCTGGTTCTTACGGCTACATTGCTCCAG AATATGGCTATATGATGAAGATCACTGCAAAGAGCGATGTCTACAGCTACGGAGTAGTTATATTAGAAGTCTTGACAGGTAAGCAGCCAATCGATCCAACAATTCCTGAAGGAGTGCATCTAGTTGATTGGGTAAGACGGAAAAGAGGAGGAATTGAAGTCCTCGATCCAAGTCTACACTCGAGACCAGAATCAGAAATCGAGGAAATGTTACAAGCATTAGGAGTAGCCCTGTTATGTGTCAACTCCACTCCAGATGAAAGGCCTACAATGAAAGATGTTGCAGCAATGCTAAAGGAAATCAAACATGAAAGAGAAGAATATGCAAAAGTCGATGTTTTACTCAAAGGCtctccaacaacaacaacaactactgatcataatcaagaaaacaacAACTCAACAAAGGGTGTTTTAGCAACATCTTCATCAGGACAGAAAGCAAGAAGTATGTATACAATGAGCAATAACACAAGCTTCTCTGCTTCATCATTGCTTTattattcatcatcatcatcaaatgCCAAAAGTGGAGTTTAA
- the LOC101254639 gene encoding probable pectate lyase 8, giving the protein MAMASKKWLSFSFSFLLILLLLVGVYAAGVQQSNDGSDTRTVEKEQLLSSENSTMAVSLEDVEEKLSKHAVDDPEEVVAMVAQSIRNSTERRKLGYFSCGTGNPIDDCWRCDPNWQKNRKRLADCGIGFGRNAIGGRDGRYYVVTDNRDDDPVNPRPGTIRHAVIQEEPLWIVFSRDMVIQLKQELIMNSFKTIDARGYNVHIANGACLTIQFVTNIIIHGLHIHDCKPTGNAMVRSSTTHFGWRTMADGDAISIFGSSHVWVDHNSLSHCADGLVDAVMGSTAITISNNHFAHHNEVMLLGHSDSYTKDKQMQVTIAYNHFGEGLIQRMPRCRHGYFHVVNNDYTHWEMYAIGGSANPTINSQGNRYLAPANRFAKEVTKRVDTAAGQWKGWNWRSSGDLMLNGAYFTPSGAGASASYARASSLGAKSSSMVGAITSSAGPLACRRSRTC; this is encoded by the exons ATGGCAATGGCTTCGAAGAAATGGCTTTCGTTTAGCTTCAGTTTTCTGCTGATTTTGTTGCTTCTCGTCGGAGTTTACGCCGCCGGTGTGCAGCAGAGCAACGACGGTTCCGACACTAG GACTGTTGAAAAAGAGCAGTTGCTGAGCTCTGAAAACTCAACAATGGCGGTGAG tttggaAGATGTTGAGGAGAAATTAAGCAAACATGCAGTGGATGATCCTGAAGAAGTTGTTGCCATGGTTGCACA GAGCATTAGGAACAGCACTGAGAGGCGAAAACTAGGATATTTTTCATGTGGGACAGGAAATCCTATTGATGACTGCTGGAGATGTGATCCCAACTGGCAAAAGAACCGCAAGCGTCTTGCAGATTGTGGCATTGGATTTGGGCGCAATGCTATTGGTGGTCGTGATGGTCGTTACTATGTTGTCACTGATAATCGTGACGATGACCCTGTGAACCCCAGGCCTGGTACTATTCGTCATGCTGTTATCCAGGAGGAACCCCTATGGATTGTGTTCAGTCGCGACATGGTCATACAGTTGAAACAGGAGCTCATTATGAACAGTTTCAAGACAATTGATGCACGTGGCTACAATGTTCACATTGCCAATGGAGCTTGTCTCACGATTCAGTTTGTTACCAATATTATTATCCATGGCCTACACATCCATGACTGCAAACCAACTGGAAATGCCATGGTGAGGAGTTCAACAACCCATTTTGGCTGGAGGACAATGGCTGATGGTGATGCCATTTCTATCTTTGGCTCAAGCCACGTATGGGTTGATCATAACTCACTCTCTCACTGTGCTGATGGTCTTGTTGATGCTGTAATGGGATCAACTGCCATTACTATTTCTAACAATCATTTCGCCCATCATAATGAG GTCATGCTATTGGGCCACAGTGACTCCTACACTAAAGACAAGCAGATGCAAGTGACAATTGCATACAACCACTTTGGAGAGGGTCTCATTCAAAGAATGCCTAG GTGCAGACATGGCTACTTCCATGTAGTGAACAATGACTACACTCACTGGGAGATGTATGCTATCGGTGGAAGCGCTAACCCCACCATCAACAGCCAAGGAAACAGATACCTCGCCCCAGCTAATCGTTTTGCCAAGGAG GTAACGAAAAGGGTTGACACAGCAGCAGGTCAGTGGAAGGGCTGGAACTGGAGATCATCGGGAGACTTGATGCTTAATGGTGCCTATTTCACTCCATCAGGTGCTGGAGCTTCAGCAAGCTACGCAAGAGCTTCAAGCTTAGGTGCCAAGTCCTCCTCGATGGTTGGTGCCATTACTTCAAGTGCGGGTCCCCTTGCCTGTCGTAGAAGCCGCACTTGCTAG